A single genomic interval of Cellulosilyticum sp. I15G10I2 harbors:
- the rplV gene encoding 50S ribosomal protein L22 — protein sequence MAKGHRSQIKKERNAQKDSRPKAKVTFVRLSSTKANIVLNQIKGKDVNTALAILAYTPRYGARIIEKLVKSAVANAEHNNSMETANLFVEEAFSTKGPTLKRIRPRAQGRAYRIDKQTSHITVVLNER from the coding sequence ATGGCAAAAGGACATAGAAGCCAGATCAAAAAAGAGAGAAATGCTCAAAAAGACTCAAGACCAAAAGCAAAAGTAACATTTGTACGTTTATCTAGTACTAAGGCAAATATCGTGCTTAACCAAATCAAAGGAAAAGATGTTAATACTGCACTTGCAATCTTAGCATACACACCAAGATACGGTGCACGTATTATAGAAAAATTAGTAAAATCAGCTGTAGCAAATGCTGAGCATAATAATAGTATGGAGACAGCTAACTTATTTGTTGAAGAAGCCTTTTCTACTAAAGGGCCAACACTTAAAAGAATTCGTCCACGTGCTCAAGGTCGTGCTTATAGAATCGACAAACAAACAAGCCACATTACAGTGGTACTAAATGAAAGATAA
- the rplB gene encoding 50S ribosomal protein L2 — MGIKKYRPYTPSRRHMTSSSFEEITKTTPERSLMVTLKKNSGRNNQGKITVRHRGGGYKIKYRIIDFKRNKDGVPATVVGIEYDPNRTANIALLAYADGEKSYILAPVGLKVGDKLMSGETAEIRIGNALRMKDMPIGATIHNLEMKPGKGGQLVRAAGMSAQLMAKEGKYATVKLPSGEMRLLPIECRATIGQVGNIDHELINIGKAGRKRHMGIRPTVRGSVMNPNDHPHGGGEGRSPIGRPNPCTPWGKPALGYKTRKKNKQSNKYIVRARNKK; from the coding sequence ATGGGTATCAAAAAATATAGACCATATACCCCTTCAAGAAGACATATGACTTCTTCATCATTTGAAGAAATCACAAAAACAACTCCTGAAAGATCTTTAATGGTTACTTTAAAGAAAAACTCAGGAAGAAACAACCAAGGGAAAATTACAGTTCGTCATCGTGGCGGCGGATATAAAATTAAATATAGAATCATCGACTTCAAACGTAATAAAGATGGTGTACCAGCAACTGTTGTAGGTATCGAATATGATCCAAACAGAACAGCAAATATTGCATTACTTGCTTATGCGGATGGAGAAAAAAGCTATATTTTAGCTCCAGTAGGGCTTAAAGTAGGCGACAAATTAATGAGTGGTGAAACAGCGGAAATTCGCATTGGAAACGCACTCAGAATGAAAGATATGCCAATAGGTGCTACTATTCATAACCTTGAAATGAAACCAGGCAAAGGCGGGCAGCTTGTTCGTGCAGCAGGTATGTCAGCACAGCTTATGGCTAAAGAAGGCAAGTATGCAACAGTTAAACTTCCTTCAGGAGAAATGAGACTTTTACCTATCGAGTGTAGAGCTACAATAGGTCAAGTTGGTAACATCGATCATGAGCTTATCAATATTGGTAAAGCAGGACGTAAACGTCATATGGGTATTCGCCCTACAGTTCGTGGATCTGTTATGAACCCTAACGATCACCCTCACGGTGGTGGAGAAGGTAGATCACCAATTGGACGTCCAAATCCATGTACACCTTGGGGTAAACCAGCTCTTGGATACAAAACAAGAAAGAAAAATAAGCAATCAAACAAATATATTGTACGTGCTCGTAACAAAAAATAA
- the rpsQ gene encoding 30S ribosomal protein S17, producing the protein MRKVLMGNVVSNKMDKTITVAVVNNVKHPLYGKIVKRTYKLHAHDENNECQIGDKVRVMETRPLSKSKRFRLVEIVEKAK; encoded by the coding sequence ATGCGAAAAGTATTAATGGGTAACGTTGTAAGCAATAAAATGGATAAAACGATTACTGTTGCAGTAGTAAACAATGTAAAACATCCTCTTTACGGTAAAATCGTAAAAAGAACTTATAAATTACATGCTCATGATGAAAACAATGAGTGTCAAATCGGCGATAAAGTTAGAGTAATGGAAACAAGACCACTATCTAAGTCAAAACGTTTTAGACTTGTTGAAATTGTAGAAAAAGCAAAATAG
- the rpsC gene encoding 30S ribosomal protein S3 has protein sequence MGQKVNPHGLRVGVIKGWDARWYADKKDFANNLVEDNKIRKFIKKKLYSAGIDKIEIERMSKRVRIHVHTSKPGIVIGKGGSSIDELRKQVEKLTANKVAINIVEVKRPEACAQLVAENIALQLENRVSFRRAMKQAMGKSFKAGAKGIKVQCSGRLGGAEMARTEHYSDGTIPLQTLRADIEYGFAEADTTYGKIGVKVWIYKGEVLPQKVKKEGSAN, from the coding sequence ATGGGCCAAAAAGTCAATCCTCATGGATTAAGAGTAGGTGTTATCAAAGGTTGGGATGCCAGATGGTATGCAGATAAAAAAGACTTTGCTAATAACCTAGTAGAAGATAATAAAATCAGAAAATTCATTAAGAAAAAATTATATTCAGCTGGCATAGACAAAATTGAAATTGAAAGAATGTCTAAACGTGTTAGAATCCACGTTCATACATCTAAACCAGGGATCGTAATTGGTAAGGGTGGATCATCTATTGATGAGCTTCGTAAGCAAGTAGAAAAGCTTACGGCAAACAAAGTTGCAATCAACATTGTTGAAGTAAAGCGTCCAGAAGCATGTGCACAACTCGTTGCTGAAAATATTGCACTTCAACTTGAAAACCGTGTTTCATTCCGTCGTGCGATGAAACAAGCTATGGGTAAATCATTCAAAGCTGGAGCAAAAGGTATTAAAGTTCAATGCTCAGGTCGTTTAGGCGGAGCAGAAATGGCACGTACAGAGCATTATTCAGATGGCACTATTCCACTCCAGACATTAAGAGCGGATATTGAATATGGATTTGCAGAAGCAGATACAACTTACGGTAAGATCGGTGTTAAAGTGTGGATATACAAAGGAGAGGTACTTCCACAAAAAGTTAAAAAGGAAGGGAGCGCTAACTAA
- the rpsS gene encoding 30S ribosomal protein S19 — MARSIKKGPFADKHLLKKIDEMNAADEKKVIKSWSRRSTIFPSMVGHTIAVHDGRKHVPVFVTEDMVGHKLGEFALTRTYRGHGKDAEKKSRVR; from the coding sequence ATGGCTCGTTCCATCAAAAAAGGACCATTTGCTGATAAACATTTATTAAAGAAAATAGATGAAATGAACGCAGCGGATGAGAAAAAAGTAATCAAATCATGGTCACGTCGTTCAACAATATTCCCTAGCATGGTAGGACATACTATCGCTGTACATGACGGAAGAAAACATGTTCCAGTTTTTGTAACAGAAGATATGGTAGGACATAAATTAGGTGAATTTGCATTAACAAGAACTTACCGTGGTCATGGTAAAGATGCAGAAAAGAAATCAAGAGTTCGTTAA
- the rplP gene encoding 50S ribosomal protein L16, whose translation MLMPKRVKRRKQFRGRMTGKATRGNKITYGDFGIVAMEPAWVKSNQIEAARIAMTRYIKRGGKVWIKIFPDKPVTAKPAETRMGSGKGSPEYWVAVVKPGRVMFELSGVAEETAREALRLAVHKLPMKCKIVSRAEQEMAGDGSEE comes from the coding sequence ATGTTAATGCCTAAAAGAGTAAAGCGTCGCAAACAATTCCGTGGACGTATGACAGGTAAAGCTACCCGTGGAAATAAAATTACTTATGGTGATTTTGGTATTGTTGCAATGGAACCAGCATGGGTAAAATCAAACCAAATCGAAGCTGCCCGTATTGCGATGACACGTTATATCAAACGTGGTGGTAAAGTATGGATTAAAATATTCCCAGATAAACCAGTAACAGCTAAACCAGCAGAAACACGTATGGGTTCTGGTAAAGGTTCACCTGAGTATTGGGTAGCAGTAGTTAAACCAGGTAGAGTAATGTTTGAATTATCAGGTGTAGCAGAAGAAACAGCTAGAGAAGCGTTAAGACTTGCAGTTCACAAATTACCTATGAAATGCAAGATAGTATCTCGTGCTGAACAAGAAATGGCAGGTGATGGTAGTGAAGAGTAG
- the rpmC gene encoding 50S ribosomal protein L29 — MKSRAFLEELITKTSEELNVELVNAKKELFNLRFQNATNQLDNTARIKEVRKNIARIQTIITQKATV; from the coding sequence GTGAAGAGTAGAGCATTCTTAGAAGAATTAATAACAAAAACATCTGAAGAGCTAAACGTTGAGTTGGTGAATGCGAAAAAAGAACTTTTTAACTTAAGATTTCAAAATGCTACCAATCAACTCGATAATACAGCAAGAATTAAAGAAGTAAGAAAGAATATCGCACGTATTCAAACTATTATTACACAAAAAGCAACTGTGTAA